ATACTTGAGATGAAAACAATAGAGAATAGAATTATCAAAGAATCCTCATTTCATTTGTAGTACCCAAATTTAAAACCGGTTTGTTGTTTTTCAATGACTTAGCGGTTGTTTCTCGAAAGATGGGTTAGACAGTTCGATGAGGCTAAATGTATCCCTCCACCTTCATTTCCACCATTGCCGTTAATTATAGCCTGCCCATGCCGAATAGTCAGGTCAGAAATAATGACATTATCACAGTCTTCCAGTTGTAGTACTCTTCCAGTGAGTTCTGCATCAAGGATGGTGGTTTCTTCTGCTGTGCCCACCAGTGAAATATATTGAGGCATTATTATTGGGTAACTTTCACCATTTACTGAGGGACTGTAAGTGCCTGCTGCCAGATAAATAGTATGCGGTTCAGCTTCAGTTGCTTCGATGATTGAGCAGGCATACTGGATAGTTAGCAATGGTTCCTCTGGAGATAATCCGCTGTTAGCATTATCACCTGCCGGTGATACATATAGATCGGCATAAGTTCTTTCCATGTTTTGTGGTTCTGAATCTGAAATGGCAGTATTATAAACTTTATGGTTAGTGAACTCAGATTTTACTGTTTCAGCATTTACCATAACAAAACTAATTACAAAAGAAGTACAGATTAAAAGTAAAACTATTCTTTTCATTATCCCTCCTGATATTTATGGAGTATTTTATTGCCTTCATATGTGTGCCTGTCAGATGTAACATTATACTCAACAATACAAACAATGTGTTCTTTATTTTAATTGTCAATATATAAAATAAAAATCTGGCATCCCCCCGGAATTGAAATATTTTACTGACTTAAAAAATGCCCTGCAGGGGCATCACAATAATAGCCACGGGTAAAACCCGTGGATTTAAAATCACATTAAGTCCCCACCTCATCCTGTTTTCGGCAACGCCAAAAACAGGATGGGGTGGGGGTAAATTTTGTGTTCATTTTTCCCATGGGAATCACCCATGGCTATTATAGTAGAACCCTTTCAGGGTAAAGAATAATTTCAAAAGATATTAATATGTAAATCTTTAATTATTAGGTTTATCAAATGCTTGCTCTTTTGGGAATAAGCAAAAGTGGTACAACCATCCGTTTTTACCCTTTTTCAATTTCTGAAAAAACGGTTTTTCAGAGCAAAATGAAAAAACGGTGAAAAAATGATCGAAAATTCGATTTTCTAATTAACTTGACAAATCGATTTAAAAAATAAAAAATAACGCAAATTGGATACCGTTTTTAAACGCTCTGATTCTTTTATGAACAGAACTCCAAAAAAACAAAATAGTACTTTGAGTACAAAAGGAGTTATTATGTTTTATTTAATATCAGGAGCAGGAGCTTCAGGAAAATCAAGTATTATCAAGCAACTGAGAGAAATTTTAACAAACGTCGAATGTCATGATGAAGATGAAATCCCTTATGACTCAGAAAATGTTTATGAACGATTTAAAACATGGTTTGAAAAAGCATTACAATGTCAGAAAGAGGGTAAAGATTTTTTACTTACTTCACATATGCCATTTGGGCAATTATTGGGAAGTAAAGAAGCTATCAAATTTAATGGTATCTCAGCATGTTTGATAGATTGTCATGATTATGTAAGAGTTAAAAGATATCGGAACAGACCTCATTTTGAGGAATGGCCTTTGATTATGGACACTTTATGTTGGGCTGCTTATCACAGAATGCACGCTAAAGAACCTGAATGGGAACAAAGAATAGTGCTAAATCGCAATGAAGGGAATTATCAACATGAAAGATGGACTTCATGGAAAAATGATGATCCAAGATGGAATGTTAAAGTATTTGATACGACAACAAACAGTATTGATAAAACAGTTTCAGTTTTAGTTGATTGGGTAAATCGAAAAAGAAATGAAGAGAATTTGTTAACACCTGAAAAAATATGGTGGAAATAACCTCTGATAATTGTTAATTTTAACGAAAAGCCTTTGGATTCCAAAGGCTTTTTCTTTAGTATCTATTAATAACATTCAGGCAATTTAAATTCAATATTCTTTGATTTAATTTTCTCAATAATTGCTATAAAAGCTTCAATGGGTATCCATGAATGCATTTCTATTATCTCATTCAAGGAAGGATTATTTAGACCTCTGCCACCATCAGGAATATCTTCATCAATTCTCGATAAAACTGACGGCAAGTCATGATACCCAAACATGCTATTATCTTCATCTAAACACCAATCAAAAGAATCGTAGGTGCAATCTACGTTTAAGCATTTATCTAATCCTGCCTTAATAAACCATGAGTAGTTAATATTCTCAAAATTCATTTGCTTATAGCCAAGTTTTCTGAGAATAGTTTGAATATTAGCAACATGTTCATTATTCCAATCAAAATTTAGGTATCCATTTTTACTTCCAATATTCATAAAAGGAAACCTAAACACTTTAATTGGTTTTTCAATTCCTGATTCAATATAAATTGATTCTATGAGTTTATCTGTTTCAGTTATTTGGGATTCTGCTTCTTTAATTGAAATTTCTGAGAAGTTCGGATGATCATAGCTATGATTCCCGATTATGAATCCATTCTTTATTGCTTTAATTACTTTTTCAGGTCTCTTAACTATTTTCCTTCCTTCACAGAAAAATATTGCAGGTATTTTATTATCTGAAAGATACTTCAATATCAGATCAAAATTATTGGAAGGTGCATCATCAATTGTGAGATATGCTATTTTCTTTTTCATAAGAATCTCCATTAATAACTATGTAAGTTTTTTAAGCATACTAAGGGTTAAGCTATCATCAACTAAAACATGATTACCAGGTTCAATTTCTTTTCCTTTATACATCAACCCTCTACCATCAAAATTATATCCTCGTTTTATATACATTCTTTGAGCAATCCCATAATCAGAATATAAACCAACTCCTATTCCAATAATAGAATAACCATTCTGCTGTATTGATTCTTCAGCAATGTTCATTAATTCAGTTGCTATTCCGTTATTCCTGAATTTAATTAGAGTGTTTAGATCCTTTATTTCTGGAATATCCCTCTCTTTGAAATATAGATATGGGCTTTCCCATTGAATAGTTACATACCCAGCAAATTCATTATCATATTCCGCTACAAAAACAAGGCGTTTTCTGGATTGTTGTTCAGAAAAATATTCCTCATAAAGACTGTATGGTTTATTCCAACCCTGGGCTTGAAATGCTTCTGATAATACTAAACAATCTTTTTCTGTCATTCTCCTTATTCTAATTTTACTCATTAATGACTCCTGTTTATATTATACCTAACCTGAGCAATTTCCTTTTGCTAATATCACTAATCTCTTTGGTATCTTGCAACTATGAAAAATCTTGAAAGACCATGCGGTATTCCTACAATTTATCATAATTCAATATCCTCAAAGATATTAGCAATCTTAATCAAAACAGAATCACTCAGAATAGGTTATAGTCAAATTAAAAAACTCTGATCTGAAGTGCCATATCACCAAGTATCCTGAAAGTCTCAGCGCGCATTTCCTAAATGATTACATCTTGCTGCTGATTCATGAAAGCTTCAACATTACAATCAGTGATTCTGAAATGCATATAATTGTCTTTTACTTATGAGTGCAAGAAGTTTTTTCCTCAAATTTTACATGAATAGATATTTTGAAAATATATTTGACAGAATATTCGTGAACCTTATCAAATTCTTGTAAATGTGAAAAGTTTGACAGGAAAGATTGATAAATGATATATTGAGCATGTTTATTGAATCAAGATTAGCTTTTTTTTCAATGAAAAGCTATAAGAAATTAAAACAAAGTTTAAGTAAAATGTAAAAATCGCTGTAAATTGCGATGTTAGTTATTTTCGATTTTGGAGGAATACTATGAAAGCGATTATATACACAAAATACGGATCACCGGATGTTCTTCGGCTCAAGGATGTAGAAAAACCAATCCCTAAAGATGACGAAGTTTTGATAAAAATTCTTGCGGCATCCTTAAATGCATATGACTGGCATTTCCTGACTGCTGACATATTCTTGATTCGCCTGATGGGCGGAGGATTGCTCAAACCAAAAGACTCGAGACTCGGTACTGATGTAGCGGGGCGGATTGAAAAGGTTGGCAGAAACGTCACACAGTTTCAGCCGGGAGACGAGGTGTTTGGTATGGTAAAGGGCGGTTTTGCTGAATATGCAAGTGCACCTGAAAGCTCGTTGTGTTTGAAGCCGTTAAATACTTCATTCGCTGAAGCAGCAGCTATACCTATGGCGGCGATCACTGCTCTGCAGGGTCTACGTGATGAGGGGCATATCAAGGCAGGGAAAAAGGTTTTGATCAATGGCGCATCAGGTGGTGTTGGAACTTTTGCGGTGCAAATTGCCAAATCTTTTGATACCGAAGTTACTGCCGTGTGTAGTACGAAGAATTTGGAACAGGCTCGTTCGATTGGGGCAGACCATGTTATTGATTACACAAAAGAGGATTTCACCAAAAATGGTCAGCAGTATGATCTTGTATTTGCGGCAAATGGCCATCATTCGCTTTCTGCTTATAAGCGCGCCTTGACTCCTAAGGGCATTTATGTGATGGCTGGAGGTACCATGACTCAAATCTTCCAATCCATGTTCATGGGTTCAATGCTGTCAGAAACCGACGGCAGGAAAATGGTTGGCGTAAGAGCAAAACGGAGCCCAAACGACCTGGTTTTTATTAAAAAACTTTTTGAAGCAGGCAAAATAGAATCTGTTATTGATAGACGGTATCCATTAAGTGAGGCTGCTGAAGCGCTTCGGTATCTTGGAGAAGGACATGCCCGAGGAAAAATTATAATAACTATGGAAAATGGTGAAAAAACCTGACAACGTCTTGCAGGCGGACTTTTCAGAGGATTAGGGCATTTTTCTGGAATGATGAGATTAAGGGCTCTATATATTTGTATTTAAAACTAAACTCCTTTTTTATTCTTCATTTTGTGTAGAAAACAGTCCAGTGTAATCCTGGCACAGAGGGCGACATGCCTGTTAACTGCATAATATATCATTTCAATAGCAAACATTTTTTTACTGCCTGGATTTTACCGTTTACTTTTAATTCATAGTAATAAATCCCTGAACTTACTTTTTTCCCTAAATC
This portion of the Candidatus Stygibacter australis genome encodes:
- a CDS encoding NAD(P)-dependent alcohol dehydrogenase codes for the protein MKAIIYTKYGSPDVLRLKDVEKPIPKDDEVLIKILAASLNAYDWHFLTADIFLIRLMGGGLLKPKDSRLGTDVAGRIEKVGRNVTQFQPGDEVFGMVKGGFAEYASAPESSLCLKPLNTSFAEAAAIPMAAITALQGLRDEGHIKAGKKVLINGASGGVGTFAVQIAKSFDTEVTAVCSTKNLEQARSIGADHVIDYTKEDFTKNGQQYDLVFAANGHHSLSAYKRALTPKGIYVMAGGTMTQIFQSMFMGSMLSETDGRKMVGVRAKRSPNDLVFIKKLFEAGKIESVIDRRYPLSEAAEALRYLGEGHARGKIIITMENGEKT
- a CDS encoding polysaccharide deacetylase family protein; this encodes MKKKIAYLTIDDAPSNNFDLILKYLSDNKIPAIFFCEGRKIVKRPEKVIKAIKNGFIIGNHSYDHPNFSEISIKEAESQITETDKLIESIYIESGIEKPIKVFRFPFMNIGSKNGYLNFDWNNEHVANIQTILRKLGYKQMNFENINYSWFIKAGLDKCLNVDCTYDSFDWCLDEDNSMFGYHDLPSVLSRIDEDIPDGGRGLNNPSLNEIIEMHSWIPIEAFIAIIEKIKSKNIEFKLPECY
- a CDS encoding GNAT family N-acetyltransferase, which gives rise to MSKIRIRRMTEKDCLVLSEAFQAQGWNKPYSLYEEYFSEQQSRKRLVFVAEYDNEFAGYVTIQWESPYLYFKERDIPEIKDLNTLIKFRNNGIATELMNIAEESIQQNGYSIIGIGVGLYSDYGIAQRMYIKRGYNFDGRGLMYKGKEIEPGNHVLVDDSLTLSMLKKLT
- a CDS encoding DUF1565 domain-containing protein, with amino-acid sequence MKRIVLLLICTSFVISFVMVNAETVKSEFTNHKVYNTAISDSEPQNMERTYADLYVSPAGDNANSGLSPEEPLLTIQYACSIIEATEAEPHTIYLAAGTYSPSVNGESYPIIMPQYISLVGTAEETTILDAELTGRVLQLEDCDNVIISDLTIRHGQAIINGNGGNEGGGIHLASSNCLTHLSRNNR